GTCAAGGCGGTTTGTTTTATTTCTCATCTGTTATCATTTTAGTAACTGGTTGTATCTTCGCGATGTGGTTAGGTGAAAAAATTACGGATAAAGGAATTGGTAATGGTATTTCATTATTAATTATGGTGGGTATTATTGCTACATTACCTAAAAACTTTTTGCTAAACGCATCTTCAAGATTAGAATCAAACAGTGTTATGCTAATTCTTTTTGAATTGGTAATCTGGTTGCTAATTATTTTGGCTTCAATCATGCTGGTCATGGGAGTTAGAAAAATTGCGGTACAATACGCAAGAAGAACGGCTTCTGGTGGTTATGAGAAAAACGTATTTGGATCTAGACAGTATATTCCTTTAAAGCTTAATGCTTCAGGAGTTATGCCAATTATATTTGCACAAGCTATTATGTTCGTACCAAGTTTAATTGGTGGATCATCCTTCTTGAAAGATACGGCAACTGGACAATGGATGGCAACTAACTTTGCAGACATATTTGGTTTCTGGTATAATTTAGTATTTGCATTATTAATTATAGTATTTACATATTTTTATACGGCAATTACAGTACCTACCAATAAAATGGCAGATGACTTAAAGCGTAGTGGTGGTTTTATTCCAGGCATCCGTCCAGGAACAGAAACATCTGAATATTTAGATAAAGTTATGTCGCAAATAACCTTACCTGGCTCTATCTTTTTAGCACTTATTGCTGTGTTCCCGGCGATTATCGTTAAACTTATGAGTGTACAATCTGGATGGGCATTGTTTTTCGGTGGAACCTCACTTTTAATTATGGTGGGTGTGGCTATTGATACAATGCAACAAGTAAATTCATACTTGTTAAACAGACATTATGATGGCTTGATGAAAACAGGTAAAAATAGAAAAGCAGTAGCTCAATAATTATACCATGGCAAAACAGGCAGCAATTGAACAAGACGGAACAATTATAGAAGCATTATCAAATGCTATGTTTCGTGTTGAATTAGAAAACGGTCACATTGTGACAGCACATATTTCTGGTAAAATGCGTATGCATTACATTAAGTTGTTACCAGGGGATAAAGTGAAATTAGAAATGAGTCCTTACGATTTAACGAAGGCTCGAATAACTTATAGATACTAATAAAAAGGAACAGATGAAAGTAAGAGCATCAGTTAAAAAGAGAAGTGCAGACTGTAAAATCGTCCGCAGAAAGGGTAGACTTTACGTGATTAACAAAAAGAATCCTAGATTCAAACAAAGACAAGGATAATTATGGCAAGAATTGCAGGTGTAGACATACCAAAAAACAAAAGAGGTGTTATCTCGCTTACGTATATCTATGGAATAGGTAGAAGTAGAGCAAAAGAAATTTTAGCACAAGCTAAAGTTGAAGAAAGTACTAAAGTTCAAGATTGGACGGACGACGAAATTGGAAACATTCGTGAATCTGTTGGATCGTTCACTATTGAAGGTGAATTACGTTCTGAAACACAATTAAACATTAAGCGATTAATGGATATTGGATGTTACAGAGGTATTCGTCATAGATCTGGACTTCCATTACGTGGTCAACGTACTAAGAACAACTCTAGAACTAGAAAAGGTAGAAGAAAAACTGTTGCTAACAAAAAAATGGCAACTAAATAATAAATAGACATTAGTCATTAGAGTTTAGCCGTTAGATGAATCTGTTTGAAATAGCAATGTTTAGGATTCTAACAACTAAAAACTAACAACTAGAAACTATAATCATATGGCAAAGTCAAGTACAAAAAAACGTAAAGTAATCGTAGACGCAGTTGGTGAAGCTCACATAACGGCTTCATTTAACAATATCATTGTATCTCTTACCAACAAAAAAGGCGATGTAATTTCATGGTCATCAGCTGGTAAAATGGGATTCCGTGGATCTAAAAAGAACACACCATATGCTGCACAATTAGCTGCTGAAGACGCTGCTGCTGTAGCAACAGAAGCTGGCTTAAAGAAAGTGAAAGTGTATGTTAAAGGTCCAGGTAATGGTAGAGAATCTGCTATTAGATCAATTCATAACGCAGGTATAGAAGTAACAGAAATTATAGACGTTACGCCATTACCGCATAATGGATGTCGTCCTCCTAAAAGAAGACGCGTATAATTTACAGATAGTATATTATTTGACATCAACTATATTTTTATAGTTGATGTCAATATTTATATGTAAATTTGCAAACTGAAAAAAATAAATTTTAACAAGTATCAACGAGAGACTAACGATTATCGAAGGATAAGATTAAGACCTTAATTCATAATCACTCTCATAACAAATTTAATTATGGCAAGATATACTGGTCCTAAAACAAAAATAGCTCGTAAGTTTGGCGAAGCTATCTTCGGAGAAGATAAATCTTTTGAAAAAAGAAATTACCCTCCAGGTCAACACGGAGCTAATAAGCGTCGTGGAAAAAAATCTGAATACGCAATCCAATTAATGGAGAAGCAAAAAGCAAAATACACCTATGGTATTTTAGAAAAGCAATTCAGAAATATGTTTAAGAAAGCAACAGCAGCACCTGGAATTACAGGTGAGGTGTTGTTACAATTATGTGAATCACGTCTAGATAACGTTGTTTTCAGAATGGGAATTTCTCCTTCTAGAAGTGGTGCTAGACAATTAGTGTCTCACAGACATATTACGGTTAACGGTGAAATAGTAAACATTCCATCTTACCAACTTAAAGCTGGTGATGTTGTTGCTGTTAGAGAAAAATCAAAATCACTTGAAGCCATCACTAACTCATTAGCAAATTCAAGTAACGTTTACGAATGGATTACTTGGAATAATTCTACATCAGAAGGAACGTATGTATCGGTTCCTGCAAGAATTCAAATTCCAGAAAATATCAACGAGCAATTCATCGTCGAACTATATTCTAAATAATAATTAACATATTGGTATTTAGCCAAAGGATTTATTAGTCTTCTTCATACTTTTAAATCGCGCAACTGAATAACAATTAAAACGAAGAACAATATGGCAGTATTTAATTTCCAAAAACCTGATAAAGTAATCATGATCGATTCAACTGATTTCGAAGGTAAATTCGAATTCAGACCTTTAGAACCAGGTTATGGTTTAACAGTAGGAAATGCTTTACGAAGAGTTTTATTATCCTCTTTAGAAGGTTTTGCAATTACATCCGTTAGAATTGAAGGCGTAGATCACGAATTCTCAACAATAGCAGGTGTGGTTGAAGACGTTACAGAAATTATTTTAAATTTAAAACAAGTCCGTTTTAAAAGACAAATTGAAGATGTAGATAACGAATCTGTTTCTATTTCAATTTCTGGTCAAGATCAAATTAAAGCAGGCGATTTTCAAAAGTTTATTTCAGGGTTCCAAGTATTAAATTCAGAATTAGTAATCTGTAATTTAGATCCTAAAGTAAACATCAACATGGAAATTACCATAGAAAAAGGTAGAGGATACGTACCTGCTGAAGAAAATAAAAAAGCTTCTGCACCAATTGGTACTATTTTTACAGATTCTATTTACACACCAATCAAAAATGTTAAGTATAGCATTGAAAATTTCCGTGTAGAGCAAAAAACAGATTACGAAAAATTAGTTTTCGAAATCATTACTGATGGTTCAATTAGCCCACAAGATGCGTTAACTGAAGCTGCTAAAACACTTATTCACCACTTCATGTTATTCTCCGATGAGCGTATTACATTAGAAGCTGATGAAATTGCACAGACTGAAACATATGATGAAGAATCACTTCATATGAGACAATTATTGAAAACCAAATTGGTTGATATGGACTTGTCAGTACGTGCATTAAATTGTTTAAAAGCTGCTGAAGTTGATACTTTAGGCGACTTGGTATCATTCAACAAAAACGATTTAATGAAGTTCCGTAACTTCGGTAAAAAATCTTTAACAGAGCTAGAAGAGCTTGTAAACGTTAAAGGACTTAATTTCGGAATGGATTTATCGAAATACAAATTAGATAAAGATTAATTAATCATATTTTGCTCCTCGATGTCGAGTTTAGTAGCAAGATGATAAAACAAATGTCATGAGACACGGAAAAAAAGTAAACCACTTAAGCAGAAAAACTGCACACAGAAAGTCAATGTTAGCTAATATGGCTTGTTCATTAATTGAACATAAGCGTATTAACACAACAGTTGCTAAAGCAAAAGCCTTAAAGCAATTTGTTGAGCCAATGATTACAAAATCTAAAGAAGATACGACTCACAACAGACGTATTGTTATGGCTAGATTGAGACAAAAAGAGGCAGTTGCTGAATTATTCAGAGATGTAGCACCAAAAATTGCTGATCGTCCAGGTGGTTATACACGTATTATCAAATTAGGTAATCGTTTAGGAGATAACGCTGATATGGCTATGATAGAGTTAGTTGATTATAACGAAATCTACAATGCTGATAAAGCAACTAAGAAAACAACACGTAGAAGTAGAAGAAGTGGTTCTAAAACAGCAGCTGCACCTGCTACAGAAACTAAAGCTTCAAACGAGGAAGAGGAATAGAATTTTTTTTATTTTCTTACATAAACCAAAGGGTAACATAAAATGTTACCCTTTTTTTTGTTGAGCACTTTAAGGTTTTAGTTTCAAATTTTATTATCAAATGAAATTTAAGCCTAATTATAAAATTAAATAGAGCTACGGATTCTTTCATATGCTTTATGTATGTAAGTTTTTTCATTTTAACTAGTATCAGGAAATTCAGTGCAGTATTACGACTATCTAAAACTCTAAATAATTTAGTCACTAAATGCTTTAAAATATCCTTTTTTTTATGCAATTTTGCAAAACCTTTTTTTAGAAATGAAATATAATAAAAGAGAAAAAGCTATAGTTCTATTAGCAGACGGAACAATCTTTCACGGAAAATCTATCGGTAAAAAAGGAACTGCTTTTGGCGAAGTGTGTTTCAATACAGGAACAACCGGTTATCAAGAAATTTTTACAGATCCATCTTATTTTGGACAGTTAATGGTTGCCACCAATGCGCATATTGGTAACTATGGAACCCATGCAGACGAAATGGAATCTGAATCCGTTAAAATATCGGGACTTATTTGTAAAAATTTTAGCTACAATTATTCAAGACCTTCCGCAGAAGGAAGTTTAGAACAATTTTTTGAAAAACATAATGTATTAGCTATTTCAGATGTGGACACACGTGCACTTGTTAGCTATATAAGAGATAATGGTGCTATGAATGCTCTTATTTCTACAGATGTTGAAAATATTGAGGCTTTAAAAAAACAATTGGCAGATGTTCCAAATATGGATGGCCTTGAGTTAGCGTCTAAAGTATCTACCAAAGAACCCTATTTTTATGGTGATGAAAATGCAACGTATAGAATAGCCGCTTTAGACATTGGGATAAAAAAGAATATCTTAAGAAATCTAGCCAAACGAGATGCTTATATAAAAGTATTTCCTTTCAATGCTAAATTTGAAGATTTAGAAGCCTTTCAACCACATGGCTATTTCCTATCCAATGGTCCTGGTGATCCTGAACCACTTGTGGATGCACAAACTTTAGCTAAAGAAATTATAAAGCGTAATTTACCATTATTTGGTATTTGTTTAGGGCATCAAGTTATTGCATTGGCTAATGGAATTTCAACCTATAAAATGCATAATGGTCATCGTGGAATAAATCATCCAGTTAAAAATTTAATTACCACAAAAGGTGAAATCACATCGCAAAATCATGGTTTTGCAATTAATAAAGAAGAAACAGAACAGCATCCAGACATTGAAATTACCCATGTACATTTAAATGATAATACGGTTGCCGGTATTAAAATGAAAACTAAAAATTGTTTTTCAGTGCAGTATCATCCAGAAGCAAGTCCTGGACCGCATGATGCCTCCTATCTATTCGACCAATTTATTGAAAACATCAAAAACGCATAATCCTAAAACCTCAAGGAACTATCTAATTCTTTGAGGTTTATTTATTATAAATATAATAGTATAAATTGGCAGTTTCCGTGTATCAAAGTAAACCATAAATGTAAACTGCTAAATAGTAAACTTAAAATTAATCTTATGAGCATAATTATAGACATTCACGCCAGACAAATTTTAGATTCACGTGGTAATCCAACTATAGAAGTAGATGTTACTACAGAAAACGGTTTTTTAGGGCGCGCAGCTGTCCCTTCCGGTGCTTCCACTGGCGAACATGAAGCTGTTGAATTACGCGATGGTGGAACCGCTTACATGGGAAAAGGTGTGACTAAAGCTATTAAAAATGTCAATACCATTATTGCGCAAGAATTACTAGGTACATCTGTATTTGAACAAAATACGATAGACCAAGTCATGATGGAATTAGATGGTACACCCAATAAATCAAAATTAGGAGCCAATGCCATTTTGGGTGTTTCTCTGGCTGCCGCAAAAGCCGCTGCCAATGAGTTGGGTTTACCATTATACCGTTATGTAGGTGGTGTATCAGCCAATACACTTCCCGTACCAATGATGAATATCATTAATGGCGGTTCGCATAGTGATGCTCCTATTGCATTCCAAGAATTTATGGTAATGCCCGTTAAAGCAAAAAATTTCACTCATGCCATGCAAATGGGAACCGAAATTTTCCATCACCTTAAAAAGGTGTTGCATGATCGTGGATTAAGTACAGCCGTTGGTGATGAAGGTGGTTTTGCTCCTAATTTGGGAGGCGGAACAGAGGATGCTTTGGATACCATTAAAAAAGCAGTAGATAACGCAGGTTATAAACTAGGCGATGATGTAATGATTGCTTTGGATTGTGCTGCTGCCGAATTTTATGTGAACGGAAATTACGATTACACAAAATTTGAAGGCACCAAAGGTCAAGTGAAAACCAGCAAAGAACAAGCTGATTATATCGCAGAATTATGTCGTAAATATCCGATTATCTCTGTAGAAGATGCTATGGATGAAAACGATTGGGACGGTTGGAAATATTTAACCGAATTAATTGGTGATAACGTACAATTAGTGGGCGATGATTTGTTTGTAACTAATGTGGAGCGTTTATCTAAAGGAATTGATTCCCAAACCGCAAATTCCATTCTAATTAAAGTTAACCAAATTGGGACGTTAACAGAAACCATTGCAGCCGTAAATATGGCACATAATGCAGGTTATACATCCGTTATGTCTCACCGTTCTGGTGAAACTGAAGATTATACCATTGCGGATTTAGCAGTAGCTTTAAATTGTGGACAAATTAAAACAGGTTCGGCATCTCGTAGTGATCGTATGGCAAAATACAACCAGTTATTACGTATTGAGGAAGAATTAGGCGATACAGCTTACTTTCCAAAAGGCAAAGCCTTTAAAGTTAAAAGGTAAGCGCCAATCTACTTTATAAAACATAATAATAAATAGCGATTGTTAGACTCCTAATAATCGCTATTTTTTTGTATCAGTTTTGCCAATATCTTTATTGATAAAACCTTGTTAATTGACTTTAAAAATAGGGAGATATTTCGTATTTTCGTATTCCCGAAAGAATTCAAATAAACATTATAATAATTAAATAGATATATGGCAAACACAGCTACTTTAGAAATTAATGGCGAGAAGCACGAATTTCCTTTAATTAAAGGAACAGAAAATGAAGTTGGAATCGATATTAAAAATTTAAGAAGTGCAACCAATGGCGTTGTAACTTTAGATCCAGGCTATAAAAACACAGGTTCTTGCGAAAGCGCAATTACGTTTTTAGATGGTGAAAAAGGAATTTTAAGGTACCGTGGTTATTCTATTGAAGAGCTAGCTGAAAAAGCTGATTTTTTAGAGGTTGCTTACTTATTAATTTTTGGTGAATTACCAACGCAAGCCCAGTTAGATAAATTCCATACGGATATCAAAGCACAGTCTGTTGTAGATGAAGATGTTCGCAAAATAGTAGATGCATTTCCAAAATCAGCACATCCAATGGGTGTTATTGCATCGTTAACTAGTGCGTTAACGGCTTTCAACCCATCTTCTGTAAATGTGAATTCCGAAGAGGATATGTACAAGGCTATTGTAAAAATATTGGGTAAATTCCCGGTATTAGTAGCGTGGACGTTTAGAAAGAAAAATGGCTTGCCATTAGACTATGGCGACAAAAATTTAGGCTATGTTGAAAACATCTTAAAAATGATGTTTAAGCAACCTAATGAAGAATATAAATTTAATCCTGTTGTAATTAATGCGTTGGATAAGTTATTGATTCTTCATGCCGATCATGAGCAAAACTGTTCCACTTCAACCGTAAGAATTGCAGGTTCATCTCATGTTGGATTATTTGCATCTCTTTCTACGGGTATTTCGGCACTTTGGGGACCTCTTCATGGAGGTGCTAATCAAGCTGTATTGGAAATGCTTGAAGCTATTAATGCCGATGGTGGAGACACAGCAAAATACATGGCGAAAGCTAAAGATAAAGAAGATCCATTCAGATTAATGGGCTTCGGACATCGTGTTTATAAGAATTTCGATCCACGAGCTAAAATCATTAAAAAAGCAGCAGACGAAATTTTAAGCGATTTAGGGGTTGAAGATCCTATTCTAAATATTGCAAAAGCATTGGAGCAAGAAGCGCTACAAGATCCGTATTTTGTAGATCGTAAGTTATATCCAAATGTCGATTTCTACTCGGGAATTATTTATAGAGCTATGGGTATTCCAACCGATATGTTTACAGTAATGTTTGCTTTAGGTCGTTTACCAGGATGGATTTCGCAATGGAAAGAAATGCGTTTGAATAATGAGCCAATTGGTCGTCCACGTCAGATTTATGTAGGCGAAACCTTAAGACCATTTAAGACTATTGATAAAAGATAATATTTTATATACCATACAAAAGCTTCATTTTTATTAATGAAGCTTTTTTATATTTATGCTATGCTAAAATTAAACGTTAAAAACGAAACATCTAGATTACGTGCCGTTGTATTAGGTACAGCCATTAGTAATGGTCCAACACCAACTGAAGATGAAGCTTATGATCCAAAATCATTGGAGCACATAAAAGCAGGAACCTACCCTATAGAAGCGGATATGGTTAAAGAAATGCAAGCCGTGGCTGATGTTTTTGAGAAGTATAATGTTAAAGTTTACAGACCAGAACTAATAGAAGACTGCAATCAGATTTTTACACGCGATATAGCCTTTGTTATTGATGATGTATTTGTAAAAGCTAATATACTACCTAATCGTGAAGAGGAGTTGGAAGCTGTTCAATATATTATTGATCAGATAGACCCGAAAAAAGTAGTTCGCCCGCCTGAAGATGTTCATATTGAAGGTGGTGATGTCATGCTTTGGAATGATTATATTTTTGTTGGAACCTATAAGGGGAGTGATTATAAAAACTATATCACGGCCAGAACCAATATGGCAGGTGTTCAATATATAAAGGATTTATTTCCGAATAAAATTGTTAAGGAATTCGATTTGGTGAAATCTAAAATAGAACCTCGTGATAACGCACTTCATTTGGATTGCTGCTTTCAACCGGTTGGAAAAAATAAAGGCATTATTTATAAAAGTGGTTTCCGTGAGGAAAGCGATTATATGTATTTGGTAGATTTATTTGGAAAAGAAAACCTATTTCATATTACGCGAGATGAAATGTATAATATGAATAGTAATGTATTTTCTATTTCAGAAGATGTTGTGATCTCCGAAAAGAATTTTACCCGCTTAAACACATGGTTACGTAGCAATGGTATAACCGTTGAAGAAGTTCCTTATGCCGAAATAGCAAAGCAGGAAGGCTTGTTGCGCTGCAGTACGATGCCTTTAATTCGTGATTAATGTATGCTTAGTTAATAATAATTTTTTTGGTTGTTTTTTGAGAATCATTTTCAATAACGGCTAAATATAAACCACGAGCTAGATGTGATAAATCTACAACGTTATTACTGGTATGGAATTGGGTAGCAAAAACGCTTTTTCCAATCATATTATAGATTGTTAGAGTCGTATTTTTGCCTAAAGCATTTGTTAGTTGAATATTTAAATTTCCAGATGTTGGGTTTGGGAATACGCTAATATCACCATTTATATTATGTGTTTCCATACTTAATGGATTGGTAGAAACTGCAAATTCTAAAGCCGCGCCAAGAGCACCTTTTGTAACTTGAAACAGATAATTGGGATCCATATTTGCTAGTAAATCGTTGGCTGTATGTGAGTACGGTGTTTCATTTTTTTCATATAAACCCGTTATTATTTCGCCGTTGTTTTCAAAAGGCACATAATCGGAACCATAGGCATAAGAAATTTCCGTATTTAAAGTCGAGTAGAGTTCTATGCAGGTAGCCAAAGTTTGCGTTACAGCAGAGGAAGCCGCATTGTTTCCTGACGGATTACTGCGGTCTTCTTCGCAAACAATTGTCGAATTACTAGCGCCATTTGTACCGCCAACTTGGTCAATATTAAGCACTAATTTAATATCTAAATTTTCAGGGTTAACTGTATTGTTAACATAATAATTACTGCCTAATAGACCTAGTTCTTCGCCACTGAAGTGAATAAATTTTATAGAATATTCGG
Above is a window of Bizionia sp. M204 DNA encoding:
- a CDS encoding dimethylarginine dimethylaminohydrolase family protein, whose protein sequence is MLKLNVKNETSRLRAVVLGTAISNGPTPTEDEAYDPKSLEHIKAGTYPIEADMVKEMQAVADVFEKYNVKVYRPELIEDCNQIFTRDIAFVIDDVFVKANILPNREEELEAVQYIIDQIDPKKVVRPPEDVHIEGGDVMLWNDYIFVGTYKGSDYKNYITARTNMAGVQYIKDLFPNKIVKEFDLVKSKIEPRDNALHLDCCFQPVGKNKGIIYKSGFREESDYMYLVDLFGKENLFHITRDEMYNMNSNVFSISEDVVISEKNFTRLNTWLRSNGITVEEVPYAEIAKQEGLLRCSTMPLIRD
- the rpsD gene encoding 30S ribosomal protein S4; this translates as MARYTGPKTKIARKFGEAIFGEDKSFEKRNYPPGQHGANKRRGKKSEYAIQLMEKQKAKYTYGILEKQFRNMFKKATAAPGITGEVLLQLCESRLDNVVFRMGISPSRSGARQLVSHRHITVNGEIVNIPSYQLKAGDVVAVREKSKSLEAITNSLANSSNVYEWITWNNSTSEGTYVSVPARIQIPENINEQFIVELYSK
- a CDS encoding citrate synthase, whose translation is MANTATLEINGEKHEFPLIKGTENEVGIDIKNLRSATNGVVTLDPGYKNTGSCESAITFLDGEKGILRYRGYSIEELAEKADFLEVAYLLIFGELPTQAQLDKFHTDIKAQSVVDEDVRKIVDAFPKSAHPMGVIASLTSALTAFNPSSVNVNSEEDMYKAIVKILGKFPVLVAWTFRKKNGLPLDYGDKNLGYVENILKMMFKQPNEEYKFNPVVINALDKLLILHADHEQNCSTSTVRIAGSSHVGLFASLSTGISALWGPLHGGANQAVLEMLEAINADGGDTAKYMAKAKDKEDPFRLMGFGHRVYKNFDPRAKIIKKAADEILSDLGVEDPILNIAKALEQEALQDPYFVDRKLYPNVDFYSGIIYRAMGIPTDMFTVMFALGRLPGWISQWKEMRLNNEPIGRPRQIYVGETLRPFKTIDKR
- the eno gene encoding phosphopyruvate hydratase gives rise to the protein MSIIIDIHARQILDSRGNPTIEVDVTTENGFLGRAAVPSGASTGEHEAVELRDGGTAYMGKGVTKAIKNVNTIIAQELLGTSVFEQNTIDQVMMELDGTPNKSKLGANAILGVSLAAAKAAANELGLPLYRYVGGVSANTLPVPMMNIINGGSHSDAPIAFQEFMVMPVKAKNFTHAMQMGTEIFHHLKKVLHDRGLSTAVGDEGGFAPNLGGGTEDALDTIKKAVDNAGYKLGDDVMIALDCAAAEFYVNGNYDYTKFEGTKGQVKTSKEQADYIAELCRKYPIISVEDAMDENDWDGWKYLTELIGDNVQLVGDDLFVTNVERLSKGIDSQTANSILIKVNQIGTLTETIAAVNMAHNAGYTSVMSHRSGETEDYTIADLAVALNCGQIKTGSASRSDRMAKYNQLLRIEEELGDTAYFPKGKAFKVKR
- the ykgO gene encoding type B 50S ribosomal protein L36, whose amino-acid sequence is MKVRASVKKRSADCKIVRRKGRLYVINKKNPRFKQRQG
- the rpsM gene encoding 30S ribosomal protein S13, with amino-acid sequence MARIAGVDIPKNKRGVISLTYIYGIGRSRAKEILAQAKVEESTKVQDWTDDEIGNIRESVGSFTIEGELRSETQLNIKRLMDIGCYRGIRHRSGLPLRGQRTKNNSRTRKGRRKTVANKKMATK
- a CDS encoding DNA-directed RNA polymerase subunit alpha encodes the protein MAVFNFQKPDKVIMIDSTDFEGKFEFRPLEPGYGLTVGNALRRVLLSSLEGFAITSVRIEGVDHEFSTIAGVVEDVTEIILNLKQVRFKRQIEDVDNESVSISISGQDQIKAGDFQKFISGFQVLNSELVICNLDPKVNINMEITIEKGRGYVPAEENKKASAPIGTIFTDSIYTPIKNVKYSIENFRVEQKTDYEKLVFEIITDGSISPQDALTEAAKTLIHHFMLFSDERITLEADEIAQTETYDEESLHMRQLLKTKLVDMDLSVRALNCLKAAEVDTLGDLVSFNKNDLMKFRNFGKKSLTELEELVNVKGLNFGMDLSKYKLDKD
- a CDS encoding M28 family peptidase, which codes for MKLSYLTFTLLLLFVYPKNTSAQSYNSFYGSVVNNVSAANILADLTTFEGFGIKELGSTPLNNTKNWLVDRYQNLGYTAIEEQAFSVSGNTTYNVIVTKTGSLYPNTYVIIDAHYDTINGPGTNDNGSGTVLLLEMARLFANVDTEYSIKFIHFSGEELGLLGSNYYVNNTVNPENLDIKLVLNIDQVGGTNGASNSTIVCEEDRSNPSGNNAASSAVTQTLATCIELYSTLNTEISYAYGSDYVPFENNGEIITGLYEKNETPYSHTANDLLANMDPNYLFQVTKGALGAALEFAVSTNPLSMETHNINGDISVFPNPTSGNLNIQLTNALGKNTTLTIYNMIGKSVFATQFHTSNNVVDLSHLARGLYLAVIENDSQKTTKKIIIN
- the infA gene encoding translation initiation factor IF-1, translating into MAKQAAIEQDGTIIEALSNAMFRVELENGHIVTAHISGKMRMHYIKLLPGDKVKLEMSPYDLTKARITYRY
- the carA gene encoding glutamine-hydrolyzing carbamoyl-phosphate synthase small subunit — translated: MKYNKREKAIVLLADGTIFHGKSIGKKGTAFGEVCFNTGTTGYQEIFTDPSYFGQLMVATNAHIGNYGTHADEMESESVKISGLICKNFSYNYSRPSAEGSLEQFFEKHNVLAISDVDTRALVSYIRDNGAMNALISTDVENIEALKKQLADVPNMDGLELASKVSTKEPYFYGDENATYRIAALDIGIKKNILRNLAKRDAYIKVFPFNAKFEDLEAFQPHGYFLSNGPGDPEPLVDAQTLAKEIIKRNLPLFGICLGHQVIALANGISTYKMHNGHRGINHPVKNLITTKGEITSQNHGFAINKEETEQHPDIEITHVHLNDNTVAGIKMKTKNCFSVQYHPEASPGPHDASYLFDQFIENIKNA
- the rpsK gene encoding 30S ribosomal protein S11 codes for the protein MAKSSTKKRKVIVDAVGEAHITASFNNIIVSLTNKKGDVISWSSAGKMGFRGSKKNTPYAAQLAAEDAAAVATEAGLKKVKVYVKGPGNGRESAIRSIHNAGIEVTEIIDVTPLPHNGCRPPKRRRV
- the rplQ gene encoding 50S ribosomal protein L17, with product MRHGKKVNHLSRKTAHRKSMLANMACSLIEHKRINTTVAKAKALKQFVEPMITKSKEDTTHNRRIVMARLRQKEAVAELFRDVAPKIADRPGGYTRIIKLGNRLGDNADMAMIELVDYNEIYNADKATKKTTRRSRRSGSKTAAAPATETKASNEEEE
- the secY gene encoding preprotein translocase subunit SecY, which gives rise to MKFIETLKNVWKIEELRNRIIVTLGLLLVYRFGAQVVLPGIDAAQLEGLQGSTEDGLLGLLNAFTGGAFANASVFALGIMPYISASIVVQLMGIAIPYLQKLQKEGASGQKKINQITRWLTIAICLVQAPGYLASLPALGIPPSAFLLGQGGLFYFSSVIILVTGCIFAMWLGEKITDKGIGNGISLLIMVGIIATLPKNFLLNASSRLESNSVMLILFELVIWLLIILASIMLVMGVRKIAVQYARRTASGGYEKNVFGSRQYIPLKLNASGVMPIIFAQAIMFVPSLIGGSSFLKDTATGQWMATNFADIFGFWYNLVFALLIIVFTYFYTAITVPTNKMADDLKRSGGFIPGIRPGTETSEYLDKVMSQITLPGSIFLALIAVFPAIIVKLMSVQSGWALFFGGTSLLIMVGVAIDTMQQVNSYLLNRHYDGLMKTGKNRKAVAQ